Proteins encoded within one genomic window of Marasmius oreades isolate 03SP1 chromosome 4, whole genome shotgun sequence:
- a CDS encoding uncharacterized protein (CAZy:GH16), with protein MASTSSPFSDPDPFSTPISTPNRSRSSTLTGKDKAKSIPDSPSNPTSSLKTNVSDSEPEASGHSNGQRRELAPADVEATLASATSFAVLPNRRVVTGLNGSPRERNHHRSFLGPNSSFIMPPSPTSPTHAHSPYSVYSSISSEPSSVVNTAANSPLISGTGLPIQSDSRPISRAVSTYNLVGSTPVLRQRPRMRSHLLPALMHRSAAGATNNPYMSDAPEAKVGSGKGGSHLVSKPWLLSPSPRVRVSYWLVYGCVLLGFLGGVAQCIVTYLNVSRNRLDNAPMCLVLDEDFSNAEKALGPKGTFQHEISLSGFGNGQFDMATGSSKNSWVDEQKGWLYIQPTLTADENLGGDKGVVGWDGVFANKPDGLYVYNLTDCTFNDTAKDGGFIDDPKNPGQKVYDLQGYLNTCSAVANSTSGNILPPVQSARLTTRKAASIKHGRVEVRARMPRGDWLWPAIWMLPTNNVYGDWPRSGEIDIVESRGNGLKYTARGRNYIQGALNWGPTPQLNAVGKSYSWWSDKRVGYDEDFHTYVLEWTEKWIRIYVDTRLHTLLEFKFPTKPGGLFKFADFPENIVNSTTGQLGPLMDPWQGNSAGPFDEDFYLILNVAVGGTNGWFPEVQGDKPWLNQAGQERAMKDFALARDRWLPSWLGQTEKNSNWGDKSGAMVVDSVKMWKHC; from the exons ATGGCTTCTACCAGTTCACCTTTTTCTGACCCAGATCCTTTCTCTACGCCCATTTCCACCCCCAACCGTAGCCGAAGTTCCACACTGACAGGCAAAGACAAAGCCAAGTCCATACCCGACTCTCCTTCTAATCCTACCAGTTCCTTGAAGACCAATGTCAGTGATTCCGAACCTGAAGCCTCTGGCCACTCCAACGGGCAACGACGCGAGCTTGCTCCTGCGGATGTCGAGGCCACTCTAGCTTCAGCTACCTCGTTCGCCGTTCTTCCTAATCGTCGGGTGGTAACCGGATTGAATGGTTCTCCTCGAGAGCGGAATCatcatagatcatttttggGCCCAAACTCATCATTCATCATGCCACCCTCTCCAACTTCCCCTACTCATGCTCATTCTCCGTACTCCGTTTATTCGAGCATAAGTTCTGAGCCCAGTTCAGTCGTGAACACAGCAGCAAATTCACCTTTGATCAGTGGAACAGGGTTACCGATCCAGTCAGACTCTCGTCCGATTTCGAGGGCTGTTTCTACTTATAACCTAGTAGGCTCAACGCCTGTACTCCGACAACGACCTCGGATGCGTTCCCATCTTCTTCCTGCGCTCATGCACCGATCCGCCGCTGGGGCGACCAATAATCCATATATGTCCGACGCACCCGAAGCGAAAGTTGGTTCAGGGAAGGGTGGTTCCCATCTTGTCTCAAAACCCTGGCTTCTATCGCCTTCTCCGCGAGTGAGGGTGTCTTACTGGCTTGTCTATGGTTGTGTATTACTTGGGTTCTTAGGAGGCGTAGCGCAATGCATTGTAACCTATCTCAACGTTTCCCGGAACCGATTAGACAACGCCCCAATGTGTTTGGTTTTGGATGAAGATTTCTCGAAT GCTGAAAAGGCTCTCGGTCCAAAGGGCACCTTCCAGCATGAAATTTCTCTGAGTGGATTTGGGAACGGCCAGTTCGACATGGCGACTGGTTCCAGTAAAAATTCTTGGGTGGATGAGCAAAAAGGATGGCTCTACATACAGCCAACTTTGACTGCTGATGAAAATCTCGGAGGAGACAAAGGTGTCGTCGGCTGGGACGGAGTCTTCGCGA ATAAACCCGATGGCCTATACGTCTATAATCTTACGGACTGCACGTTCAACGATACGGCCAAGGACGGAGGATTCATTGACGATCCTAAGAATCCAGGACAGAAG GTTTATGACTTGCAAGGCTATCTAAATACTTGCTCTGCTGTAGCGAATTCGACCTCTGGTAACATCTTACCCCCAGTGCAATCGGCACGCCTCACAACACGAAAAGCTGCTTCAATCAAACATGGACGAGTCGAAGTTAGAGCGAGGATGCCCAGAGG GGACTGGCTCTGGCCTGCTATTTGGATGCTTCCCACCAATAACGTCTATGGTGACTGGCCCCGCTCAGGAGAGATAGATATTGTTGAGAGTAGGGGTAACGGCTTAAAATATACAGCCAGAGGGAGAAACTACATACAAG GCGCTCTCAACTGGGGCCCGACCCCTCAACTCAACGCCGTGGGCAAATCCTACTCGTGGTGGAGCGACAAACGCGTCGGTTacgatgaagacttccaTACATACGTCTTGGAATGGACCGAAAAATGGATCCGAATCTACGTCGACACTCGTTTACACACTCTTCTCGAGTTCAAATTCCCAACTAAGCCGGGTGGTTTGTTTAAATTCGCCGATTTCCCTGAGAACATTGTCAATTCTACCACTGGGCAGTTAGGTCCTTTAATGGACCCGTGGCAAGGAAATAGTGCGGGTCCATTCGACGAGGACTTCTATCTGATTCTTAATGTTGCCGTTGGTGGGACTAATGGGTGGTTCCCTGAAGTTCAAGGGGACAAACCCTGGTTGAATCAGGCCGGGCAAGAGAGGGCGATGAAAGACTTTGCGTTGGCAAGGGACAGGTGGTTACCAAGCTGGTTAGGACAAACTGAGAAGAATAGCAACTGGGGTGATAAGAGTGGTGCGATGGTTGTTGATAGTGTGAAGATGTGGAAGCATTGCTAA
- a CDS encoding uncharacterized protein (BUSCO:EOG09261K9J) — protein MNWTEHRNPEGRTYWFNTVTKESVWEKPDELKTPFERALNQTKWKEYFSGGRKYYYNTETKESKWDMPDELLLVLEKVEKEGTAAPATAIPTPGAITAPGFTPVTGTSSSTPTSTAPAIAENENAGLGLAVGAHTGGLPLASSTVLPARPNLPDDPVIPHNGFATVEEGEKAFTHLLKKAGVDANWTWEQTMRAIITDPLYKALNTLAEKKSAFEKYTTSLRVKEAEEKEARLAKLRPAIRNMLRGNPNVFHYSTFVTADKLFSQHPIWQQAKIESERRLIFEEYVTELKQREMQESRAARARSVAKVVRIFKEIEVDALTRWSTAYKHLTETQEWAEDLELQALPRLDILLAFEDYSRVKEREIDDQMRREQVQKTRRERKAREAFKGLLQELIESGTIKARTKWKEVYPLFKDDERYLNMLGIPGSNQLELFWDVVDNLDQKLGAKIAVVTDAINRNAAKTRDGKEDGTPKPFTVTPETTEAEFLAVVKGAADEEVKNLSQDDLHIVFTTLLDSALKKQADEKRRAERRLRHLQDDLRYALRKLPEPLDLNLTYEAAVPLMEHLPEYKAIEDEEGRRTAFAKFVKRHKERLREAAISEDGGSTTSRRRKEPAREDRDHRDRDRDRDRDRDRDRDRDRDRDRDRDRERSYRDKGKDHEKDSRDSRHYRHDEHDRTRRSSRNDYDRERDKERDRDYRSSRHGRDDKDDRRRERERDKDKEKDKDKDKDKDKDRDRERTRSDYSRDWDDSRRKSERDRSVSSVRREEPLREKRDLEDKGSDDRAEKRPRLESVDKDARSIASGPTREDTPEEGEI, from the exons ATGAACTGG ACTGAACATCGTAATCCGGAAGGGCGCACTTATTGGTTCAATACTGTCACAAAGGAGAGTGTCTGGGAGAAACCTGATG AACTCAAGACTCCCTTTGAG CGTGCTTTGAACCAAACGAAATGGAAAGAGTATTTCTCGGGCGGGCGCAAGTACTATTATAAC ACCGAAACAAAAGAGTCAAAATGGGATATGCCTGATGAATTGTTACTAGTGCTCGAGAAAgtagagaaagaaggaaccGCTGCGCCGGCCACGGCAAT TCCCACCCCTGGCGCTATCACAGCACCCGGATTCACACCAGTAACAGGCACCTCGAGTTCCACGCCCACATCTACTGCGCCAGCCATAGCGGAGAATGAGAACGCAGGGCTGGGACTTGCTGTAGGAGCTCACACAGGTGGATTACCTCTTGCATCTTCCACAGTACTGCCAGCTCGCCCAAATCTCCCTGACGATCCGGTCATCCCTCATAATGGATTTGCCACAGtcgaagaaggagagaaagcaTTCACTCACTTGTTAAAGAAAGCTGGTGTCGATGCGAATTGGACCTGGGAACAGACAATGCGAGCCATCATCACTGATCCGTTGTACAAAGCTCTGAATACATTAGCTGAGAAGAAGAGCGCGTTTGAGAAA TACACTACCAGTTTGAGGGTGAAAGAGGCCGAAGAAAAAGAGGCTAGACTTGCCAAGCTACGCCCTGCCATTCGAAACATGTTGAGAGGAAACCCGAACGTGTTTCACTATTCAACCTTCGTCACTGCAGATAAGCTGTTTTCCCAACATCCCATTTGGCAGCAGGCAAAAATTGAGTCTGAGCGTAGACTGATCTTTGAAGAATACGTTACTGAGCTTAAACAACGAGAAATG CAAGAAAGCCGCGCTGCTCGTGCCAGAAGTGTAGCCAAAGTTGTCAGAATTTTCAAAGAAATTGAAGTTGATGCTCTTACGCGCTGGTCTACGGCATACAAACACCTGACAGAAACACAAGAATGGGCCGAAGACCTAGAATTACAGGCGCTACCTCGTCTCGATATCCTGCTCGCTTTCGAGGATTATAGTAGGGTGAAGGAACGTGAGATTGATGACCAGATGCGACGCGAACAGGTACAGAAAACTCGGAGGGAACGCAAAGCTCGCGAAGCCTTCAAG GGTCTGTTACAAGAATTAATAGAGTCTGGCACAATCAAAGCTCGAacgaaatggaaggaagtttACCCATTATTTAAAGACGATGAAAGATATCTCAATATGCTCGGTATTCCTGGTTCCAACCAACTCGAGCTGTTCTGGGATGTTGTCGACAACTTGGATCAGAAACTGGGTGCTAAGATTGCTGTTGTTACGGATGCAATCAACAGGAATGCTGCGAAGACCCGTGATGGAAAGGAAGATGGGACTCCAAAGCCCTTTACCGTCACCCCAGAGACGACTGAAGCAGAATTCCTCGCTGTTGTGAAAGGTGCTGCTGACGAAGAAGTGAAAAACCTTTCACAGGATGATTTACATATAGTCTTTACCACT TTACTTGATTCAGCTTTGAAGAAACAAGCGGACGAAAAGCGAAGAGCAGAGAGACGTCTACGCCATTTACAAGATGATTTACGGTATGCGTTAAGGAAGCTTCCTGAGCCGTTGGATCTGAATTTGACATACGAAGCG GCTGTTCCTCTTATGGAACATTTACCCGAGTATAAGGCaattgaagatgaagaaggcaGACGTACCGCTTTCGCTAAATTTGTCAAAAGACACAAG GAACGTCTTCGAGAGGCTGCGATATCTGAGGATGGTGGTTCGACTACGAGTCGCAGGCGTAAAGAACCTGCTCGGGAAGACCGGGATCATCGAGACAGGGATAGAGAcagagacagagacagaGACAGGGACAGGGACAGGGACCGGGATCGCGACAGAGACCGCGATAGAGAACGTTCGTATCGGGATAAAGGGAAAGACCATGAGAAGGACAGTAGGGACTCGAGGCATTATCGGCATGATGAACACGATCGTACCCGTCGTTCGTCTCGAAATGACTATGACAGAGAAAGGGACAAGGAGCGGGACAGAGACTATAGATCCTCCAGGCACGGGCGGGACGATAAAGATGATCGTAGACGGGAACGGGAACGAgacaaggacaaggaaaaggacaaggacaaggatAAGGACAAAGATAAGGACAGAGATAGAGAGCGCACAAGGTCAGACTATTCCCGGGATTGGGATGACAGTCGGAGGAAGAGTGAAAGAGATAGAAGTGTCTCCTCGGTTCGGCGTGAAGAACCCTTGAGGGAGAAACGAGATTTGGAAGATAAAGGATCCGATGATAGAGCCGAAAAG CGTCCCCGATTGGAAAGTGTCGATAAGGATGCACGTTCTATCGCGTCTGGGCCTACCCGTGAGGATACACCAGAGGAGGGGGAGATATGA